In the Zingiber officinale cultivar Zhangliang chromosome 5A, Zo_v1.1, whole genome shotgun sequence genome, TGAGGAGAGACCTGCTCAGTAGAGAAGTCAATAATATGATGAAGGTCAAAGTCTAGGCAGTCAATGTCTCGTACCACTAGTCGATCAGACGACCCACTCGCCCGACCGGCTCGAAGGATAGCTGAGCTCTTTTCTCGACTGGGAGGAAGAACCGTCGAGCCTACATGAAGTAGATGTTAGCACAGCTCGGTCATGTACCGAGCTTCCGGCGCTCAAATAGACAAGGCATGCACTTAGCGGCCAGCCGATAAAAGGAGGATCAGTCAATATCCTCGTGGAAACTCGCGCTACCGACAGACGACATGGTTGGCGGCATAGatagacagaggatcgtacgacgaaaACTTCCACTGTCTTGTCAAAGATATATTCGggtcgttaaggtatggtgttaaGGACACTTTTTTGACACGTCTTTTcagggtatgctttgaggagcgtgtgTGCCTCAAGAAGCATGCACGCGCTCCCcgggagtcctatataaagaTTCGCAAGCTTCGatggaggtatgcataatctttactgtagctacagttacccTGCCATTTTACTTCCTCGTTTCTTCTATATCGCCGGTGGTTgatttgagcgtcagagggtcatcgctggggaacccctccctggcctGGTACTGACATTGCTATGGTTATAGGTTTCACTGGCAAAAAGTCCACTAACAGTTAACGGGAGCGCCACATCTCCAGTCTCCATCGTCTCGACTTTCAGACAGAATCAATATCAATTCTTCAATTACAGGAAACACTaactgatcccgtccggaagttgagtcagacggaccgtcaggtgaggtggatgaaatgttgacGAAGTCGCAACGTCCcagaggggggtgtgctgagatgactcccatgttgaccaagtcttcaaaagttctctagtcaacgctacctgcagccagcgatccggttgacccggcccccggtacctCGAATCTCGAggcggatccaacgaatatatgagtacaagactaagtcataaaataatgaaatgcttATGGAATATGAACGAAAAACGTACCCTGGCTTAGGGGAAGCCTTCGGATGGGACGCGGTACGAGTTGTCGGgacccggaagagtagacgaCTCCGATCAggctggagagctggatctgacgacgaggAGCTGCCTGCGGTACGGGCTCGGAAAACGAGTTGCAGGTCAAGATAAAACACCAGCACGTAGGCCGGGGGTACTAGCGGCACGTAGGTCTGGACACGAAGTCAGCATACAGATCGGGAAATGAGATCGGCACGTAGACCGGGACAAAGCATTGGCACGCAGGCCGAGAAactagatcggcacgcaggccgggacacgacaCACAGGCAGAATGAGCGCGTAGGTCAGAATACCGTACCCAAGCCAGATCGGCGcaaaagccaaaatacaataAAATGGCACGAAGGCCAGGAACACAACGGGAACTAAATACAGTCCAATCAATGACAACAGTCACGGTGGAGGCCGCACTCGGCCACCGACGACTGGGAAGGGGGAGGTAACCTGGAGGCGGCATTGTACAAGGGGAGAATGGAGGCAGCAGTCCCCTCCCCTGGGCGCCAGCGTGTAAGAGGGAGGAAGTGGAGTGGCCTGGAGGTAGTTCCGTCGAGGGGAGGAGAAAGAGAGGCGGAGTCCGTGGGGAAGAGGTGGCTGCGACGGCATTACACGAGGAAGCTAAACGGCGGAGGCATTTGAGACCGGCTCGCATGGGTGAGGAGAAGGGCAGTGGCCGGTCTGCCCGGCGACGGCATGGCGCGGAGGATGAAGGAAGCAGCACTGTCATCGCCGGCGTCGAGAGGAGAAGGAAAAAGGGGGGAGACGGGCGATCGTCGGGCCGGCGGCAACACagcgaggagaaggaagatggtgCTGTCGCCGTCACTGtggggaggaagaggagagggctGTCGTCGCTATCGTCGGCCctgcgaggaggaagaagaggagaggctaTCGCCGGCGTTGCGAGGGTGGCGGCGAGAGAGAGGGAGTGACAcagtgaggagagggagaggaggagaagtggGGGCCGGCGCCGGCGAGGATGCCGGCGAGGAGCAGGAAACAGAGGAAGGACCCGGCGACAGCGAGATCCTCCGGCGGGGCAGCACCGAATGGGGGTGGCGGCGGCAGCGCGCCCCTCACAGCTGTGGTGGCAACGAGGAAGGAAAATGCGCACTCCTCCCTCGGTTCCTCTTAGCTACGGAAGAAGAAAACCTCGCTTGCATCAGCGTCGGTCGGACTGGCGACGGCAGAAgcagggagaggaagaaggagaaggagatggCCTGGATGGCGTTGGTAGGTTAGATGATCGAGAGATGCTGAGTAACATGATCGCGCGATAATCAGGCGACTGAAAAGTGATGACTGACTGAGTGATGAGTGTCCGAGACCGTGAGCACTCATCGCTTGTCGCTCTGTTTGACATACTCGCCCCGCTTGCTGCTCTGCCCGACGCTCGCCATTCGTATTTCACTCATCGCTGTTGCTTGACCGTTTGCTCGATCACTCGCTGATACCACTCGGCTACTCGCTTTATGCTGATCGGCCTCTCAAGGGTTTTTCTTGGTTAGCACTAGCTCGGTCACGCTCTTTATTGCCAGGTCGAGATTTGCggtcgctcggtcgacactcgcTCGGTCACGCTCACGACTTGGCGCGTTCCTCACTCTTTATTTTTCCGATCGCTATTTATCGTCGCTCGGTCGACACCTTCCCAGTTGCGCTCATGGCTTTACTCGTCACTCCGTCTCTATATCGTCTGGTCACGATTTACTGTTCTCGGACGACATTCTCTCGGTCGTGCTCACGGCTCTGCTCGTCGATTATTCCCTCTATGGCCCGGTCGCGATCTATTGACGCTCGGTCAGTACTTTTCTCAGTCGCGCTCACGGCTCGGGCAGTACTTTTCTCGGTCGTGCTCACGGCTTTACTCGCCCATTTTTCTCTCTGGGGATTGGTCATGATTTATTGTCGCTCGATCGCACGCTCGACACCACTTGCTCGACATTCTCGATCACTCAGTCATCACTTTTCAGTCGCCTGATTATCGCTCGATCATGTTACTGAGCATCTCTCGATCATCTACTCGATATCATTTGACGTCTGCTAGATCGCTATTTTGACATTCGCTCGATATGTCTTTTGTCGCTCGGTCGGTGCTTATTCTTTTCGTCGCTCGCCCAGGTACTCGTTGTCCACAGCTACTCGTTCGACGTTATATGACCGACCTGCGATATGACTCTGTGTTCAGTGGCGATTCTTTATTGCAGTTggatgggtctagtcagtcggacttgcgcctccttcgactaaacttgagggggaggcttatgATACGGTTTGGGCTGAGGGGCATAGAGGAAGTTAAAGGAAAGAAGAGGGGCAAAGTGGTCTTTTCATTGGGGAGGGTTTTAAGGTGAGCGGAGGTTACtgtggaggggggggggggggctgggTTTTCATGGAAGGATTCCGCCACCTACAGCCGAACcagaccttcttcttcctcacatgCACTTCGTCGGCGCCGACGCCGGCCACCGGCCTCTGACCGCtcccctcctcttcttcctccggtcctccttctccctctcctcttcacgATGCTGCCGCCGAATATATCGGTCATCgcgcctcttccttctcctcacaaCGCCAGCCAGGccatctccttctccttcttcctctccctgcTTCTGTCGTCGCCAGTCAGACCGACGCTGACGCTAGCGAGGTTTTCTTCTTCCGTAGCTAAGAGGAACAGAGGGAGGAGTGCGCATTTTCCTTCCTCATTGCCACCACAGCTGTGAGGGACACGCCGCCGCCACCCCCATTCGGCGCTGCCCCGCCGGAGGATCTCGCTGCCGCCGGTCCTTCCTGCGCCGCCCCTCCTCCTTTCATCCTCTCGCCGGAGCCGCAGCCGAGCCACCACTTTTCCCAGCGCACACTAGTAGCCGCCGTCGGCCGATCCACGACTTCCGCTGACTGCACAGCTGTGGCCATGCTCCGACTTACGCTGCCGTATAGTTTTGACGTCGATGCGGTATCTGATCCACTCCGCTGTGCGCTTTCGGCACTGATATGACCTTCGAGCCATCGTGTATTCCGGCCTTCGTGTGGTGGTGGTATTTCAACTTGTGTGTTTATGTGGTATTCTCGCTTGCGTGCCCATACCTTATCCTGGCCTGCGTGCCGGTCTTTATCCTGGTTTGTGTGCCGATCTCTTATCTCGGTCTGCGTGCCGATCTCTTATCTCGGTCTGCGTATCGGTCTCTTATCCCGGTCTACGTGCCAGTCTCGTTTTTCGACTTGCGTGTCGGTgccttatcccggtctgcgtTCCGGTATTATATCCCGACCTGCGACTTGTCTCCCGGTTCCGTGCCGCGTCCAGCTCCTCATCGTCAGATTCAGCTCTCCAGCCTGATTGGAGTCATCTACccttccgggtcgcgacaactcgagccgcgtcccatccgaggggactCCCTAAGCCAGGGTACGTTCCTCGTTCATATTTCATATGTATTTCATTATTTCATGacttagtcttgtactcatatattcgttggatttgcctcgagcatcggggtaccgggggccgggtcaacccggtcgctggctgcaggtagcgttgaccagaggacttttgaagacttggtcaacacgggagccatctcagcacaccccctccgggacgtcgtgACTTCGTCAATATTCTCTCCACCTCACCCAGCggtccatccgactcagcttccggacgggatcaaatttatcTCGGCCTGTGCACTGCTATTATTTCCCGGCCTACGTGTCGTAGTCatgtcccggcctacgtgccgatttcgcgtcccggcctgcgtgtcaATCTCGTTTCCTGGCTGGCGTGCCGATCTTGTGTCCCGGTCTACgtgccgatctcgtgtcccggTCTGCGTGCCGGTGCCTTATCCCAATATGCGCAGCGGTATTATATCCAGACCTGCAGCTCGTCCTCCGGGTCCGTGCTTCGTTCAGCTtctcgtcgtcagatccagctctccagcctgatcggagtcatctactcttccgggtcgtgACAACTCGAGctgcgtcccatccgagggcgccccctgggccagagtacgttcctcgttcatattccatatgcattttcattattttatggcttaatgtggtactcatatattcgttggatccgccTCGAGACTCGAGGTACCGagggccgggtcaacccggtcgctgactgcaggtagcgttgaccagaggacttttaaagacttggtcaacacagaggccatctcagcacacccccctccgggacgtcgcgacttTGTTAACATTTCATCCACCTCATCCGACGATCCGTCTGACTCAACTTCCGGACAAGATCACTAACAAAAGATACTCTATCACTAAATTAAAGACAATTAGCAggagaaaaattataattttcactTCAAACTTAATCTTATATATTCTAAATTATTAACTTAAGTAATTGCCATAGAGCCACATCCCCTGTATAGTTTCTTTTTCTTTCAGCAAGGTTTTTTTCCTCCATAATTTATGATCAATAAGTAGAATAAATGGCAAAAGAGAACAGTACAAAATTTACTAAAAAAAACAAGTTTAGAAATTTATTCTTTCCTAGTTCCTCCAGCATACTTTTACacaattcaaataaaattaattccTAACTACCGCATCAAGTCATTTCTTATATTTAGGTTCAAATGACATCAATCTATATGACTGAGGTCATATTGTAATAACTTGAacagaaatttaaatattttgtattttttatacGGATATTTTAATAGTCATTCCATATTAACTAAGACAAAAATCACAAAGGTACaccaactttaaaaaaaaataaaataaaattgtaaaGTGACATTTTAATTGACATAAAAAATTATTACCTGGTCAAGGGCTACGACTTTTTGACTTTCCTTTTGCCTTTAATtgacataaaaaaattatttcctttatgTCTAGAAAAGATGAAAAAAAATACATACAACTTATTACATTTCGTGTTAAACAGAAAAGAAATATCATCATGCTTAGTGCTTACATCCACAGAACATGTACAATTGACGAGATGCAATCTAATGGGCGGCATTACACCATGCAATCTAAAGGGCGGCATCACACTAAAAGATGAATCATTatactattccaaaggttagtagtcgtcCATAATTTATCTTTTTTGTGTTAATtttgggacggattgacggagacattggggacgaacgtattcaccttttgccataaattaaaagattaattaaacTTGTAAACTTCTGCACAAAACTAACAATGAATGAGGAAGAACCTCAAACAGTCGCCAACTAATATATTGCTCACAATGGGATAGGATAGTAGTTTAGAACAACAAATGATCACTTGAGTTTGCTGCTAACAATCAGATAGTAGTTTAGAACATCGAAGGACTGCTTGAATTTATTAAACACCAAAAATTCTTCAATGTAAAACCTTACAGTTATTTCTAATCTTTAATTCAACTGTTATAAAACATAATCACTTCAATAAAAAATCACAATGATCTAAAAGAAGGCCAGCAGTTCCATAACTTAACATATGCTCAGCATTTTGTCCATATTTTACAAACTGAACCATAATATTCCAACCATCCACATTCCTCCCTACAAtatcaataaaaaaaacaaattacaaGTTAATTTCCAAAAGAACAAATaacattagatttttttttttatcaaaaataaaaataaagaataaactTGTCACAAGCCTATTGACAATCTTGTGCAACTCATTAGCATACTTATACCTCACAAAAGCAACTCCCTATGAATCACCATTTCTTGTAGTCACCAAAAGATGAACAAACAATTTAGTAAACATTTGAAACTCCAAATCGTATCAAGAACAAGAATCTCCACCTCTGGTCCCTTGGTATTAAATAATTAGAACTCGTTAAACACAAAGACTTAGCAATTAAATGGTATGACCATAAGATATTGGACACACACAAAACACAAAGATTACTCTAACATCATCTGGTATCAAAAACATGAGTAAGAAATATATCTGATGCATACCACAACCCTTACAAACAGTAGATGCAGTCATTCATTAAAGCATAACATCAACAATAGCAGGTTAGGATCATACTAAGAGATGAAATAACCAAGCAAGAATTCTGCCACTTAGCATCCATATGGTAGCAATAAAAATCTTAATCTCTTAACAGTATAACCATAAACTAAATGAAATTGTAATACTATTTTTAGTGGTGGTATAATCACAATAGTAAATTGAAAATCAAAATAGCTCTGCACAGATAAAGTAGAATAGCCAATCAGCAAATGCaaacataataaattttatttaacttaacaattgaaaatTTGCTGATAAATTATAAAGTAAAATGGTTTACAAAGTTTAACCGAATATAAAGATTAAACAACTAAATGTAATTACACAGATGAAGTATTATTTACAAATACTCTTCTACATAATGGGCAAGTTCTATGTTGGCTGAGCCAGGAGTCAATACAATAAGTATGAAAGTGATGACTACAAGGAAGTGTGCAAATTTCTTGATCATTATGAAATTCTTCAATACAAATTGCACACTCTTCAGCCAATTCATCTGATCGATCTTCAATGTAGATGGATGTTGGGAACATCTCAATGACGTGTTGTGGTGGCTCTGTTACTGTTACATTTGAAGCAGCAGCTTGATGTGCATTTAGGTATCGAATGcacatataaaataatattaacatTACTATAATAACTAATACTAAGCCTATACTTTCAATAATAAGTAACAACAGAGGGTGTTTAGTTTCATGGTCAGGCGATGTTATAGTGAAATGCACATCCGACAAATAGCGGGAAGAATCtgtgaaataaaattaaaaaaagcattaactttttagaaaattattagcaaaaaaacaattaaaaaaataacaatagaTAATTAACCGTAACATTCTATGATTTTAATACTATATAACATCTCACCTGTGAAATTCGCCATCAATGATCTTTAAGAATACCTGCAATTTTTATAAATAggttaaataaaagaaaaattaatataaatttatttaaaaattaaactaaatgaattTATAGTTATTGAACTTAAAAAAACTATAAGGCTATAAGCCTAATTCTTCCCCCTGCCCTCTTCTCGAGGCGCACGGCCATGAGCTCGCTCGCGGCCGCGTGAACCGCAAGCGACTTGCTATCGCGCGCGGCCGCGGGCGACCTTGCGATCGCGCGAGGGGCGTGGCCGTGGGCGACCGAGAAGACTTTGCGATCGCGCGAGGCGAGCGGCTGTTGGCGACCGCGAGGGATCACGCGGCGGCGAGGCGACCGCAGAAAACCTCGCGGCCGGGCGAGGCGACCGCAGAAGACCTCGCGGCCGGGCGAGGCGACCGCAGAAGACCTCGCGACTGGGCGAGGCGGACCTCGCGGCCGCAGAAGACCTCGCGGCCGCGGGCGCCCTTGCGATCGCGCGAGGCGCGCGGTTGTTGGCGACCGCGAGGGACCACGCGGCAGGGCGAGGCGGCAGTAGGCGACCTCGCGGCCGGGCGAGGCGACCTCGCGGCCGGGCGAGGCGACCTCGCGGCCGGGCGAGGCGACCTCGCGGCCGGGCGAGGCGACCTCGCGGCCGGGCGAGGCGACCTCGCGGCAGGGCGAGGCGACCTCGCGGCCGGGCGAGGCGACCTCGCGGCAGGGCCGAGCGCGTCCTCGAGGACCTCGCGGCCGGGCGATGCGTGGCCTCAGGTACCTGAGGAGGAAGAAGCCGCACAGACGAAGGAGCGTGTGTGCCTCAAGAAGCATGCACGCGCTCCCCGGAGTCCTATATAAAGATTCGTAAGCTTCGAGAATTAGGAAAGGTGAGAAGCTGCGGGAGAATGGCAACATCTTCTCATTGCCGCCATTGTTTGTTATTGAGATATGGACTATGCAAAATTttactagctagctagctagcaatGAGAAGATTGCTGCTACATCTTCTCGACATGGGAACCTAAATTTGAGGCTGAGATGAAAAACAGAAGACTGAATTAAGAAGCAGCTTCTCTGCTGGGTTCAAAGATGAACTTTCAAGATTTACAAGTGGTATTTTCATCCGCCACTCTTCTCTATGTTTTAAATTTAGTCGAGGAACATGACATTCTTGATCTTTATTGATTTCCTTTGCAAAATAGCAGATATTCTTTTCTCGGAGCCTTACTAGATTAAAATCCAAAAGTTCCAATTATTCTCAATTTCGTATTGAGATAAGGTTCGTCCACTTACTCCAGCCCTCTAAATATATAGTCCTATTTTTCTTCATCGCTCCAAGTTTCTTTTTTCATTTTAGATTTCTTATTATAATTTCTCCTATTGAGTTATCTGATGATCGGttctttttaggaatttttttgaTACACTTTACCATTGGAGCCTTGATTTCCAGTAGTAGTATTTGTTGTTATTGTTATATTCAGGTTTCTATTTGGAATTATCTTGGCTTAATGCAAATTCTCCTGTAAGCTAAGTAACTTTTTAACTCTTTGAATCTTATTGTATCCCGGAGTTGCTGAGGGGCTACAAAATATTATCATCTTAGTTAGTTCATTATTGATTTAGCGTAGCTGTATTTCTGGTTGAGAATATAAGTATATATAGTTAGTTCATTATTGATTTAGCGTAGCTATATTTTTGgttgagaatatatatatatatctatattgcTTATTTTGATAATGTTTAGTGTTGAAACTTACTTTTTTTataagttaggttttgtggggGCTTATAATTACTTGAGTTGGCCTTTTATTAATTTAGCATCATATACTTTTGTTGAGAATATTTTCTTGTTTACACTGATGAGTTTAGTcatttctttctatttatttagttACTAATAAAATCTTTATAGCACgattatcaattaaatatttttaatataatgtaGAATATCAAATAGAGAGAAGGAAGATTACCATTGGTTACACTCAAGAAGATTATTGGCACTAAAAAGTTCTATCGGTTAATTTGGTTTAACCAATCTTTTTTGTTCACCCCTAACTATGCCTTTCAAACCTGAACAAGAATGCAATGGTGATATGCTTCGGCTAGGACTTCCAAACTTGGACAAGAATGCAAGGGTGATATGCAAATTTATTAACAAAGGAGAAAGGCAAAGAATAATAAGGATGAATGGATGAGCAGGTAAGAAAatcttttttaaacattttttgtaAAGTCTAATTGACTAAAAGATGATTTTCCTCGATCCATTATGCTTATGTCTCAATTTTTGTATATTCAATATAAATATTTAAtgttttctttctacaaattatatTTACGTCTAAGACGTATCGACAGTCGAAGCTAATTTTGTTGTCGTCGATCCTTCAGCTACTGATCTCATTTTGTGTATTGGGCCTTAATAgttaatatttttctttttaaactgGAGCTAGTTAGGGGTGGTAATTTAGGACAATTTAGATTGGTGGATTTGGATCGGATTGGCGGGTTGACGgattagaatatcaaaatctgaatccgacttgattaatattttgaGTTAAATTATTTGATTTGAACTTGATCCATTTATCTGTATTTAATCCGAATTCGATTTGAAATGACTCACAAATTGAATCCAATCCGAACCTGACCTGACCTGACCTGAAATGGTCTATTTATAAAAATATGTTCATCTTAATCCGAACTCAACCTAAACTGAACTTGAAAATACTCATTTTATTAaaatatgtttattttaattcaaactcaactagaatccgatttgaaaatatttataaacgGATTTGCGAATTGTAATCGGATCATTTCATATTGATCCGAATCcaatctatttattcatcatgtcAATCAGGTTGATCTGAATCTGACTCGAATCTAATAAGATCCGACTCTAATCAGATATATGTTCGgttcaaattatatttttatgtCGAGTCAAAAATTATCACCCATGGGGCTAGTTGTGCTGGTGTTACCACTCCTTCCCTACAGATTAAATTCTGACCCAATTAAGCCTAATGAAGTTTGGTAACATCAGGCTAGCTTAATTGCCATTTTTGTACTTAgagaaataataaatttttacacGGAAATAATGACTTATTCGGTTAGATCTTGATGTAAAAAACTAAAAATCACACGATGtaatattgtatatttttttagcaACTAAAAATGAAGAACTATGTTCTAAGGAATGAGAATGATATTAATGAGGAATGATAATGGGTATCATTAATAATAGAGATGTTTGATTTAGTATAGGGAATGAGTATTATTAGTAATGGGAGGTTTTTTTTTAAGGAATGAGTTTCAAACCATTGATTATGGTGGGGATGGATGGTTGTTAACAAATAAGTAATGAAACCTTTGTAAAAATACGAAACCCTCAAATCAAGCACCTAAATTTTGGGTTACGAGCTTAGATGGGTCGGCCCATAACGAGTTTAGATTGATAAAATTCTAATACAATTCGTTTAAATTATCTAGCGGGATAAGTTAATGTGACAGACCCCACCTAATTAGACAATTCTAGATATCAAGTCGTACAATATCTCTATATTTAATTATTCTACCACTATTTCTCTCTAATTTATTTTTCCAATTAATATTAATGGTTGTATTGGGCCTAAATAACTAATATATTCTTTCTATAAAATATGCTTACGTCTAAAATATGTAGCCGGATCAAATTAAGTTGGCATCGGCCTTCTTGTTTGGTAAAGTGGGCTTTCGGCCCAATTAAGATTAATAGACTCAATTTTTTTATACATTCAACTtaagtttggatttttttttttttacaaattatattacgTTCACCTTTAATCAATATATTTAacattttcattttaaaaattatattcacATTCAAATCTAATTAACGTTTTAGCATTTCCATTGCCTAATGCACTGGCTTTTTCATCAACTAGGCAGAGCTAGTTGTGCTAACGTTGACCCATTTGACTTTTGGTCTAATTAAGACCAATGCATTCGattcaaatataaaaaattttatttctacaaGTTATATTCTAGCCTAAATCTAGTTGATGCATCCACATTTCCCGTGGGCCATTCTTATCCAAGTTTTTTTGCATTGAGATCAAATACTAAATATTTTACTTCTGCATCTAAATCCAAAACACACTCACATATTCAGAAAATTGGGCTTCTGTTCAATTACGTATGCTCCAATTTTATGCATTCAACCTTAGTATATAATATTATCCAATtttatgcattatatatatatattcctttcTATTATAGCAAATTGTAGCAAAGTTGATATCACTTATTTCAAACTGTTAAATATCATCAATCccacaataaaatataaatagataatCATTAAGATATTTTTTCAAAGCACAATGACTTTTGAAGATCAGACATCCaatgaaatatttataattttacacCTACTGAAAATTAATTTCTAGACTTGTTGACAATATTTTTCTTCTATAAACTATATTTATCTCTAAATTAGTGGACACATTGAGATTTGATCAATGGCTTGTACTACCCTCAGAAATCCATATGGGCAGGTCGTGCCATAAGGCACGACTGTGCCTCATCCTCAGCAAGTCCTAAGGCTCAGCCGTGCCttgaggcatggtcgtgcctctcATCCATAGGCCAAGACACAATCTAATCGTGCCAAAAGGCACAATCGTAGGTTACTTCACTAGCAAAGGCCACATGTTGGACGTGCCCTGAGGCACGGTCGTGACAAATACAGATTTGAACTTGCTCTTCAAACCTGTTGGGAGATCTATAAATAGATTTAGGTTAGAGAAAATTaagaaatagagaaattaaaaactcaaaacctaatttgatAAGTCCAAATCCTCTGGTCCGCAATCCTTGTTCCCTTCCTAGTCCCTTCCATAATTTGTATGTTGGATCAGTATCAGAATCTGGCTAAAACTAGTTCCTTGGGTTTATCTTCCCACCTAGGTTATAGTTTTGGGTCGAGCCAAGCAGCCGGAGGCCGCCGGCGGTGGGCGGGCCAGCCCTTGCTCGACACTATACAATTTGCCCATCACCGGTGGCCTCCGGCCGCCTGGCTCGACCTAAAACTATAACCTAGGTGGGAAGTGGGAAAGTTAACCCAGGCGAGATCGCAACCAATTTTAGTTGGATTCTGGCCATGATCCGACATGTAAATTGCGGAAGGAACCAGGAAGGGACCATGGATTGCGGACCAAAGGATTTGCACTGTAATTTTATtaggtttagtttttctttttctttctctctctcctttcttttctcctttgCTATTTTTTGATGCTCACGAAAGGAAAAGGCGCTACCTTTCTTCCTTCCGCAACCGTCCAAAGGCAGCCCATCACTTGACTTGTCGCTgtctgatgtgcatagattatatacacttgtttagcatgttttaacgcaTATTTACATATTTTATGCATCCTTTGTTtatgcactttcatactctttgtcttatttttagcataaatacttttctttgtttggagatttgctcttgtgtattttttattttcaggagTCGAATTTAGAAAAGAAATGATGTTCGTGGTTGATCTAGGAAACAAGCAAAGGAAGACGACACTGgtcatgtgagccacacgaccatgcaaaaTGAGTAGGGAGGAAAATGACCCTAGTCGTGTGGAGCAGGCCGACCGTGTAGCTTCACCAAAGAAGGAGAATGACACGATCGTGTGGATCGGCACGGTGCAaaaccatcatcaatgggcaacagA is a window encoding:
- the LOC121980210 gene encoding uncharacterized protein LOC121980210; its protein translation is MSRPTCRFRVPACVSISFPGWRADLVSRSTCRSRVPVCVPVPYPNMRSGYKPNSSPCPLLEAHGHELARGRVNRKRLAIARGRGRPCDRARGVAVGDREDFAIARGERLLATARDHAAARRPQKTSRPGEATAEDLAAGRGDRRRPRDWARRTSRPQKTSRPRAPLRSREARGCWRPRGTTRQGEAAVGDLAAGRGDLAAGRGDLAAGRGDLAAGRGDLAAGRGDLAAGRGDLAAGRGDLAAGPSASSRTSRPGDAWPQVPEEEEAAQTKERVCLKKHARAPRSPI